The Chionomys nivalis chromosome 1, mChiNiv1.1, whole genome shotgun sequence sequence TCCAGCTGAGAAAAGACTGGCGCTTGCCTAGAGTAGTGgatctcaacctttctaatgctgtgaccctgtaGGGCaggcagttcctcatgttgtggtgacccccaaccataaaattatttttgttgctacttcgtaactgtaattttgctactattatgaattgtaatataaatttctgtgttttctgatggtgttAGGAAACCCCTGTGAAGGGGCCTTtcgactcccaaaggggtcacgaccttTAGTGAGAACCTATGGTCTAGATACTAAATGACAGCATAGCCCTGGAAGGGTAGCACTGGGGAAGGGACTCACCTTAGAGCTCATCAGCCCTAAGATGGACAGGCCAAGAACCCTTTCCACAGATCCCTTTCGCCTCGGGGAGGGAATGTTCTCCATCCTGGGACCTTCTGGCTGGGAGTTAGCTCCTGGTGGTGAGCAGAGGCGGGGGAGTTTGAGGGCCTGGACTGTGACTTAGCAAGCAGTGGAGAGCTGGCTTCCAGGCAGACCTGGGCCAGCCACCACACAGAGCGGGTCTGTCTCTACAGGTACGTACGTGAGCATCTTCGAGGCCCAGGGATTCAGGTGGGAACTGGATCAGGtggtgcaggtgcccttggaggagaaggaagtggtTCTGCTTCCAGACAAGCTGTCCATCTCCTGTGCCGCCTCTGCTGGCTTCCAGCTGAGCTGCTGCTTCCCACGCACAAACTTGGCCTACACTGCTACCTGGAGTCCCGGGGAGGGCAGCGAAGGTAGGAGACGAGCAAAGATGACATGACTGGTCTCTTTGGGCAGCAAAGGCTATAATTGGGGATGGGAGTCGGGTGTCCATGCTCAGCAGTATTTTCACCCCATCAGATAGAACCCCTCTGTCACACACTCCCACTTGCAGTAAACTCCCTGAGGTTAGTTTAACAatatcctattttttaaaaaggaggaaacTAGGGACTGGAGCgttggctcattggttaagagcatttgactgctctttcagaggtcctgagttcaattcccagcacccacatggtgactcaaaccACCTGTGATGGGATCTGATTCCTTTTCTGGTCTGcatgaagacagagcactcatgtacataaaattcatgaatgaataaatctttaaaaaggggtGCACCCTTTGCCCCATCCCTGCCAGGTGGAGGAGCAGGCTGGCCCCTGCGTTCCTGGGGTGGGGCCTGAGGGTGAGGCGAGAAGTATAAGCCCTTTCTGTACCCTCTGCTGAGGTGCAGCACTCATCCTGGGCCCTCCATTTTACAAGCCCCTCCCTTAGCCCTGTCTCATGCCTTGGCCTCCTGCCCCCATCGCAGCCATCAGGCAGGGACCTTCCTATACTACAGAAGGGCCAGGGATTCTTCACCTAGTGACTTCTACACTTGacacacccccccacccccccaccccccaccccccaccccccccactaAGGAACTAGGCCCACCCTGACCCAGAGGaagcttctatttatttataagcTTTTGTTTACACCCTGGAGTGACCCCTTCCTCCAGGGGTCTTGGGAGggggaacccagggcctctgtgacccctccttcttccccaaCCCCCCCATTAGTATTTAACTGCCAAATGAGATTCCTGCAGGCTCCCCCTTTTCTATGGGGGGGTCATGGTgctgtcccctcccctctgcttACATCTCCCCTCCCACACCACTGTATCACATATCACtagtttcctatttttttttttgcaaaacaaAGTGATGGAAACTCCAAAAAAGGGGGAGCcctggggctacagagatggcttagtattaaaagcacttgccgctcttcccgaggacccgagATCAGTTGGCGGCACTAATGCCAGGCAGCTCAGCACAAGTGACCCCAGCTGCAGCGAGTCTGAAGCCCCTTTCCATGGGCACTGTTGCTCATGCACGCATCCACACAaagatacatatatgtgcacataatgCACGTAATTCAAGCTAAAGTgaatcttttcttgtttgttttgtttttgtttttcaagacaggacttttctgtgtaaccgtcctggctgtcctagaactcatttgtaaaccaggctggcctcgaactccctgaGATGAGCCTACCTcttcctccaaagtgctgggattaaaggcgtgtgtcaccactgcccagctaaaatgaatctttttagcctgaacaaatattttaaaacctatTGAAACTGAGTGCCAGGGCTAGAGACCCAATAGGGCTCACAGTCAGCGAAACCCACATTCTGTCCCCAGCAGCTAGATGCTGACATATCATTCATCTCTCCCTCACGGCTTCACCTTCAAAGACCACCCGGAAGTGGCATTTTAGGACCTGCTTAGCTCTCATCTGCCTCAGGCAGGGATGGTCCACTTTCCTCTTCTATCCTCCCTCAGTGTCCTTGCAGAATATGTCGGATTCCCAGTGCCTGGTGCTGACCGCTCAGCACTGCCCAGCAGCCGATACCACGTACATGTGTACCCTCCGCAGTCAGAACCTGGATCCTTTCACGGCTCCTGTCTCCGTCACCATCATCCGGGGTATGTGGGCCTTGGGTCCCTGTCAACTGACCTCTAAGAGGCTTGTCCTTGGAACATGGGGTCTCTTCTTTGTTGTTCCTCTGCCTCGGTATCAAGGTCTGCCTAGGTTATGGTCAAAGCAAAGGCTCTGGCTATATCTTGGCTTCTGAGGCCTCACTGTTCCTTATTCAGAAGGAGACACGACCTGCCCCACGGACTTCTTGGTGGTCGACTGGAATGTCACCAAGGCTGGCTTTGTGGCACAGGCTCCATGTCCTGTGAATAAGAGGGGCATGGTAAAGAGGCTCTGTGGGTCTGATGGCATCTGGGGACCCGTCCAGAGCAACTGCACGGAGGCAGAGATCCTAAACTTGTGTCTTAAAGCCAAGGTAAAACTGCTACCTCCATGACTCTCCCAATAAACTACAcctgcccgcctgcccgcctgccCAGCCGCCTTACTGCCTACTTCCCTGCCTGCATTCACTCTCTCCCTCAatgtctctccttctccttctcttagaATTCAGATTCAGGAAACTTTCCTGATGCCAGCTTACCCGTTATTAAATATCAGCCTCTCTCATCTGGACCCCTAGTTGACCAAGGGAGGAAGAGTGGGTCCTCCAGGGgcgggagtggggtggggtaggtGGGTGTTTGTTTCAAACCACAGTCCCATCAAGTGGTATCTGTCCTCTTAATGTCGGTATCCGTCTGTCCATCTGCCCGTgtactcccctcccctctctgcttcctgctcctccaaGGGATCTGGTGGACCCTCTCAGAGGGACGAGGGGGAAGATGTGACCCCTCCCTGGTAAGGATTTCCCACTGTCTTTTCTGTCAGCTGCTGCTGGACGGCCAGGGAAAGCCCCATGAAGAGATTCCATGTATCCTGAGTCAGCTGCGAGAGCAGGTGGACGTGGCCAGCACCCCCACTGACTTACAGAAATTGCTGTACACTGTAACCTTACTGGCCGATGTGGTAGCAGAGACAAGAGCAGAGCTTACGGAGAGTTCCCTGAAGGTAAGCTCCCAGAGCCACACTGGGAGCCAGCTGGGAAGGGTGGAGGGGAGGCTCTTCCATTATGAACACTTCTGCCTTTCTGGCATCATGTGGGCAGCCCAACAGGGACCATTGTAGAATCCAGGTGTtggctcctgcttcctctgttctTAAAGACCAGTCTCCAAAGCCATGAGAGTAAAGAAAGCCTGGTGCTGGAAGGGGTGGGGAGGCTTGACTTTCAGAGACATGTACGGGTACACAGCATGGGAGCaacacatcagcacacacacgcacgcatcaTACAACCCAATAGCCACAGAGACACTCAGGCACTGCCAGGCAACCagcgggtggtggcgcacacctttaatcccagcactcaggaggcagaggcaggtggatctctgagttcaaggctagcctggtctactgagtgagtttcaggacagccaaggctacacagaaaaaaccctgtttcaaaaaaacaaaaaacaaaaaccaagaaaaaaaggaTAACAAGAGGCAATGATACCACACAGCCTTCCAGTCAGCCATTAAACTGCATGTGGCTCTCAACTTCAAAATGGTTGCTCCCTGCCCCTGGCCGTCATTCCTAGCTTTGCAGAACTGGACCAGTTATGAAGATGAGGAAGGACCGTTGTAGGACTTGGGCGGTCAGTCTCAAGGGATGCAAGTGGCAGAAGAGGCATTAGGCAGAGATCTAGGTGTGATatggagacagggcctcattcCTCTGATCTAGACGGTCGCTTCCACAGACCTGTCCTTCCTATAACCtttttctctccagccctgggtctTGCCATGGAGGGAAGGGGTGGGGTCTTGTAGGTCCTAGGGCCCCTGTAGATTCTGCAAATCGCATATACCTGCTACTGTTGTTACTACAGGATCTCCTGACAATCACAGACAAGATTCTAGACGTGAACATCAGCTCTCTGTGGACTCTGGCCCAGGCCCAGGAGCCCTCGATGGGCTCAGATTTCCTGAAGGCTGTGGAGACCCTGGTCCACAGCTTGAGCCCACAgcagcttcctttctccttcagctcATCTAATGTGCTTCTGCAGAGCCAGCTCCTCAGACACACCTCTCCTCCTGGCTACCAAATGTCCTTCTCTATCCGGCCCCTCCTGCAGGCACAGATCCCATGGTATTCACTGGCCCCCCTGGTCCACAATGGATCTAATGTCAGTATTACTAGCCTAGTACTGCAAAAGCTGGACTACCGTCTGCCCTCAAGCTATACACAAGGGCTGTGGAATGCCTCCTACAGCACTCCTGGACTGATCCTGGTGGTCTCCATCACAGCAAATAGCCAGGCCTTCACACAGGTAGAGCTTATCATGGACTTCGAAGACATGAACGGAGCCCTGCACTGTGTCTTCTGGGACCACAGTCTCTACCAGGGCCAGGGGGGTTGGTCAGATAAAGGGTGCCAGGTACATGCAGCCAACACCAGCAACACCACTCAGTGTGTTTGCCGGCATCTCACCGCCTTTTCCATCCTCATGTCCCGACACACTGTCCCAACAGATCCCATCCTGGACCTGCTGAGCCAGGTGGGGGTCGGGGCTTCTATCCTGGCACTGCTGGTATGCCTGGTTGTCTACAGGCTGGTGTGGAGAGCTGTTGTCAGGAACAAAATCGCCTTCTTCCGCCACGCTGCCCTGTATAACATGGTGATCTGCCTGCTGGCCGCAGACACATGCTTCCTGGGAAGTCCGTTCCTTCCTTCAGGGTACCACAGCCTGTTCTGCCTGGTCACTGCTTTCCTGTGTCACTTTTTCTACTTGGCCACTTTTTTCTGGATGCTGGCCCAGGCTCTGGTGCTGGCCCACCAACTGCTGTTTGTCTTCCATCAGCTGTCCAAGTACTTGGTTCTCTCCCTGATGGTGATCCTGGGCTACCTGTGCCCACTGGGGTTTGCAGGGATCACCCTGGGCCTCTACTTGCCTCAAAGGAAATACCTGTGGGAGGGGAAATGCTTGCTGAATGAAGATGGGGTTATGCTGCACGCCTTCAGTGAGCCAGTGCTGGTCATCGTCGGTGTAAACGGACTGGTCCTCGTCATAGCCGTGCTGAAGCTCCTAAGGCCTTCGCTGTCAGAGGGACCCCCGGTGGAGAAGCGCCAAGCTCTGGTGGGGGTGCTTAAAGCCCTGCTTATCCTCACGCCCATCTTCGGCCTCACCTGGGTACTGGGCGTGGCTGTAGTATTTGCTCAGGACTCCATGGCCTCTCACTATATCTTCACCGTTCTCAACAGCCTCCAGGTGAGTAGCAAGTGTGAGGTGGCTAAATGGTGGTCTAAGTCACTGCCAATCGTCAGGCTCAAGAGTTTTAGAAGGGGATTGAATAGATCACAGTTCCTTCACTGCCTCGCTGGATAACTGGGCAAATTATACAACCTCTCTGagctctggttttcttttttctttcttttttaattatttttattgagctgtatatttttctcccttcccttcccttcctctcccctccccttttactctctcccatggtccccatgctcccaatttactcaggagatcttgtctttttctacttcccatgtagattagattcatgtatgtctctcttagggtcctcattgttgtctaggttctctgggattgtgaattgtaggctgcttttctttgctttatgtctaaaagccacttatgagtgagtacatgtgatatttgtctttctgggtctgggttacctcattcagtatgatgttttcaagctccatccacttgcccacaaatttcaagatgtcattattttttctgctgtgtagtactcccctgtgtaaatataccacattttccttattcattctttggtcgaggggcatttaggttgtttccaggttctggctatgtcaaacaaagctgctatgaacatagttgagtacatgtccttgtggcatgatagGACCTCTGGTTTTCTTACAATCATGTCAAAATCTAGACATCATCAGTGCCTAATCTTAACCCAGTCCTAAGAATGGCACCGTgagggcctgtgagatggctcagcaggtgaagatgccttctgccaagcctgacatcagagtttgatccctggaccttagatggtggaaggaaagaactgactccctcacactgtcctctgacctccacatgtacactgtaGCGTGTACACaggctcatgcatgcacatgtgcacacccaaCCCAAATGATGCCGATGGGTGCCGACACTGAGGAGGCGACTTAGGGTACGGACTAGAAAAAGGGTTTGAGAACAGAAGATGAGGAGGGGAGTGAGAAGTGAACCTTCCCCCACACTAACCTGCTCCCCACAAGAAGTGAACCTTCCCCTACACTAACCTGTTCCCCAACTCCCCTCTCCTCAGGGTGTCTTCATCTTAGTGTTTGGCTGCCTTACAGACAAGAAGGTGAGTGCCCAGTTAGCTCCCCACACTCCTGACCTAGAGGCTGAAATGTCCTCGCCACAAGCAGGTATCTGTCTACCTTCCTTTCAGGTACTGGAGGCCTTGCGCAAACGCTTCCAAGGTCCCAGGTCCTCCAACTCTGCCATCTCCCTGGTGAGTTGCCCCAAGCCTCAGCTGTCCGTGAGATGTGGCCTGCCATCCTCCAGCCCTCCCCAGGAAAAATGGAGCCAGCTCGGAGAGGAGAGTTAGGGGCTCTTTTGCAGCAAGCAGATTTCAGACTCAGTTTCTCCAGCTgcagggatggggaggtgggCAGACCAGCATGCACAGTCAGAATGGGGTTTGGGGGTTCTGGGTGACCACCTGGACAGTGGTGACACTTCACTTCATAGTCTCCCCCATTTAATGCTCTGTTCCATGTTAACATTTGGAGGGAAACAATGTTGGGCCCCGTGGGACCTATGTAGCTGATACCAAAGTTCCCGGAAGGGCTGTCGAGACTGTCCGAATGGATATAGCCTCTTCACAGTTGGGTGGGTTGTAATAAAGATCACCCCAGCTGGGCCTTTCTGCTTCTCCCTAGGCTACAAATGAAACCTACACCTCGGAACCCAGCAAAGAAAGAAGTGAACACGCCAGGTGAGGGGAAGAAGCAGAGTGAGTAATGGAGGGAAAGAGGCTGCAGCAAGAGCCTCCAGGCCAAGTCTCCCCGACGCCCCCCCCATGTGGGGGGGTGGTCAGATCCAGCATATCCTAAGCATATCCTGATACCTCAGATCTTAAGTTtacattttgagaaagggtctcactaagttaggaaggctggccttgaactcaccctaACCAACAGGATGTGAACTTGTGATCTCCCTATCTCCACCACCCAGGTACTTGGCCAACAGGCATGTGAGTGACGTCATACCTAACTCCGCCCAACTTCCTGGCAAGCAGCTCCCCAGCAAAGCCTTACCCCAGCTAGTGTGGCCATCCTTGAGTTAGCAGTGGTGCAAAGGCAAAACAAATAAACTAGGATCtagttcatcccagagattccCTTCCATGATACCAACTTTTAAATTATCTGGAAAAACCCTCGCCTCAGTCAGATGTGGTGTGTATCACTGtaagcaggaggagcaggagttcaagtccagtctagactacatagtgagaacctgtccaAGCAAGAACAGAGAAACTATATCCAGACCTGTTCATATATAACGTGTGTGTGCAGTCTGTCGgtgcgtgtctgtgtgttatACCAACCAACCAATGAAGGCCTTGAGTGACTTGCCCTTGTGGTTCTTCtatctggagaggagagctatttaCACAGGAAAGCCAAAGTGTCCTGTCCCACAGCTTCAGGGCGACCTTCGTTTCAGAACCACACGTGAGCTCATGTTTCTGGCAAGGGAGGTGAGGGCGTGTGATGGAATCCACCAGATGAGTCCCAGGCCGTATTCTCAACACTCTCCGCTCCTTGCTCAGGAAAGACAGATTTTCGTTTTTCATCAGTAATAGGCAGCTCCTCACGCAGCTCAGCAGTCCAGAGCCCCTGGTGTCCAAGCAAGATGCATGAAAAGAATTAGCGAAAGCTACCTAGTGACCTGATGAAAAAGTCTGCTTTtgctgaaaaaacaaaagaaaaaaaaatacaaacagatgTCAACATTCCAGAGAACTacaagaaaagcagttttaaTCAGCAATGAACTCAACAGTGCGTGTGACAGACACAAGGAAAGTGTTTTTAATGTCACTACTGAGTAAttcctttgttgtttctttttgatAGTTATGAAGAAAATATGACTGATTGACAGGAACCTGTGATCTTCCGAACATTGAAGATGAAGAACAGCATTCAGTTTCTTTGGGAACAGTATTTAGTTACAAAGTCCTTTTGTTggtagttgtttgtttttttgttttttttttctctttaccctttggctctttggggggcccaccacccaggtcccaaataaatcacatagaaacatattcttatttataaatgcccCACCTTAGCTTGGCTTACTCTAGCcagctttctctgtttctgtataacTTTCTTCTTATTCTGTGGCTGGCTCCTTGAGtcctcccccttttgtttcttGATCccttgagcctgtcctggaaactaactcttgtagaccaggctggcctcaaactcacagagatctgcctgcctctgcctcccgagtgctgggattaaaggcatgagccacactCACCTGccgaggctggtcttgaactcagagatccacctgcccatcAACACCCAGTTTAGGACTTTTCAATGAAGAAGAACCATTGTTTGGGGGTCTGGGAGGGTGTTGGAATGGATGACACAAATCCTGGCAGTGGTGCTCTCCTTAGGGGAATGTATTGTTAAAGAGAAGCGTGCAGTTGTGTGGTTTTACTTTTACTCCTTACTCTTTTGGGGGCCACCACGCATTTCCTAAGTAAATCactcacacagaggcttattcttatgtaaaaatgcttggccttagctttgCCTATTTATAGCCAACTTTTCTTAGATTCTCCGGtctaccttttacctctgggctttttgtttttcttatgtctGTATCTCATACTTCCACTCTTACtttgtggctggctgggtggctggctccgggtgtactcttttttcttttcttgctccttcctcttctcctcctagaCTTCtcttattcattctctctgcctgctagctccgcctatcctttctcctgccttgctattggccattcagctctttattaaaccatcaggtgttttGGACAGGAAAAGaatcagagttaaacaaatgcagcataaacaaagcaATAcgtctttacatcattaaacaaatgttccacggCATCAACAAAAGTAACAGACCTTAAAGTAAAATTCTACAACAGAAGAGGCTCTTAGATTTGTGGGCAATATCTGGAGCTGCACTGGACGatgtccttttcccttctgtaTAGGGATGGTCAGATCAAACAGCTGATTACCAGAGCAGAACACCAGGTGACACTTTAAAAGTTCCTCAGCTGCCATCTTGAGGCAGCAAGAGTATaactttcaggccagcctgggctacatagtgaatcccccccaggccaccctgggctacaaggtAGTTAGTTAGATTTCCTCAGGAGCCATGCTTCCTTATTTGTccagtatatatttaaatatgtaaaagattctgaacttttttaaagaaatcagttCTAATACAAAATTTCAGTTCCGTACAAGGAGTAAGTCCAGAGAGCTGATCATGTGAGAACTATAGTTGATAATAATGTATTTATTGGtactgtacatacatacacacacacacaagccatgtGAGAACTATAGTTGATAATAATGTATTTATTGGTACtgtacacacaacatacacacacaagccatGTGAGAACTATAGTTGATAATAATGTATTTATTGGAACTGTAcattgttatggtaaaagtaaaatgctgcagatcctcAGGTGGCTGTAGagggcagtgggccatgagaccacaccgCAGGTCCCCaaagtggcagcaggcagtgggtcctgagagcagTCAGTTCTAGGCAGGGACGGCAtggttccccaagtggctgcagtgggccactaGTCCCAGGCGTGGTGAATGAGAAACCTCGacggggcagccagtcccacgagGAGAGACTGATGGGCACGAAGGCAGCTGGTCTCAGgaataggcatgccatgcagactgaggttggatatttatttagggagaaaggggagaaggggaggagagaaagagagagagagagagagagagagagagagagagagagagagagagagagagagagagagaaacaggggggaaagggagaagggagagacagaagctgcctgagagagagagagagagagagagagagagagagagagagagagagagagagagagagagagagagagccggaaaaggaaggactcaggctggaagctgagatcagcttgcctaggcagacaggggagggagtgggcgtggcttgtcttttaaaggaacaggacagatcattatattcccatctcttttttataataaaaaagcaggaggggctggagagatggctcagaggttacgagcactgcctgctcttccagaggtcctgagttcaattcccagcaaccacatggtggctcacagccatctagaatgagatctggtgccctcttctggcatgcaagcatacatggaaggaatgttgtatacataataaataaataaatctaaaaaaaaaaaaaagcaggaggttaggcaccacaggttaaagtAATTGGGGCAGctgattctcaagactgcttcctgcttatttgtggacATTGCCTTGGAGGAGGAACCtggaaggctgggtgctggtcacatcctggcgtAGCTGGTCTGTTTGCAGCCTGTCATGGCCTCTTCAGTTATGAATCGTtttgaatatttgtgttttccgatggtcacaggttgagaactgttgccTTGGGGGCTATGTGATTTGCAGGTATTATCTCCACAGTCTTTTCACTCTTGATTGTAACTTTTGATGCAGAGAAATCCAAATTTTTCTCATTGCTAATACTTTTGTGTCATATCTAAGAAATTATTGCCAAACCCAATGTCATCTGACCCTATCCATGCCGATTTTAATTTTGGTTGCCCCTTCCTTGCCTAGCTGGAGATCCTTCCCAGGGCAACAGGCATAGGAAGCTAGTTCTCCTAGTGAACTGTACCCCAGCCATGGATTTTAAACATGGAGTCTCACAGTGTAGCCGTGGTTAGCCCGGAACTCTccacagagaccaggctggccttgaactcacagagctctgcctctctctgcttcctcggTGCTGATGAAAGGGCGTGCCACAAGGCCCAGCTTGTTTGTT is a genomic window containing:
- the Adgrf3 gene encoding adhesion G-protein coupled receptor F3, with the translated sequence MASRALSQLLLAMTLPLLELGSASVPTAQSELRPSGGKSGQQLDQNNGVGESVLLSSYVQLEFSNRPWPQELPENLSLLTAPTSLPPRTLTALSLTTECYVKHNRTKFCTCRSGYRWNAMLCSLYPTCLGHRPEISSCMCLSFHGAARGYCQLLPPVPATLTLDSQLQMTRDTLNLILKTEEATNLRWYLRNPEDPKLIFLRPGAKVTQMSNQSQTGLRVSHLSRPWTGTYVSIFEAQGFRWELDQVVQVPLEEKEVVLLPDKLSISCAASAGFQLSCCFPRTNLAYTATWSPGEGSEVSLQNMSDSQCLVLTAQHCPAADTTYMCTLRSQNLDPFTAPVSVTIIREGDTTCPTDFLVVDWNVTKAGFVAQAPCPVNKRGMVKRLCGSDGIWGPVQSNCTEAEILNLCLKAKLLLDGQGKPHEEIPCILSQLREQVDVASTPTDLQKLLYTVTLLADVVAETRAELTESSLKDLLTITDKILDVNISSLWTLAQAQEPSMGSDFLKAVETLVHSLSPQQLPFSFSSSNVLLQSQLLRHTSPPGYQMSFSIRPLLQAQIPWYSLAPLVHNGSNVSITSLVLQKLDYRLPSSYTQGLWNASYSTPGLILVVSITANSQAFTQVELIMDFEDMNGALHCVFWDHSLYQGQGGWSDKGCQVHAANTSNTTQCVCRHLTAFSILMSRHTVPTDPILDLLSQVGVGASILALLVCLVVYRLVWRAVVRNKIAFFRHAALYNMVICLLAADTCFLGSPFLPSGYHSLFCLVTAFLCHFFYLATFFWMLAQALVLAHQLLFVFHQLSKYLVLSLMVILGYLCPLGFAGITLGLYLPQRKYLWEGKCLLNEDGVMLHAFSEPVLVIVGVNGLVLVIAVLKLLRPSLSEGPPVEKRQALVGVLKALLILTPIFGLTWVLGVAVVFAQDSMASHYIFTVLNSLQGVFILVFGCLTDKKVLEALRKRFQGPRSSNSAISLATNETYTSEPSKERSEHASYEENMTD